One window of Papaver somniferum cultivar HN1 chromosome 9, ASM357369v1, whole genome shotgun sequence genomic DNA carries:
- the LOC113311844 gene encoding uncharacterized protein LOC113311844 produces the protein MELNYRWIQYDRWFSNRIIITVGQLRDDLSFPLHDSANPFFYEALTKIQRGSFQLNENAIRIMNEFVIPSKGGPYQIPKFAKDYNPEDYNIDSFFANYSDKTMSTRRYQEWGIKLARNTLEDSSKALLRDVDPFGRAKNGHLRWSNDEDWMMFPLVVEGPLYPTPLPCLLKDRKKRDPTTESPAYDQNDPVNTPTAAGHVKRTRRTLNLAELTRVKDSKIASSQPTPPPKQQPTSSHQDVISSDLLKGVHPSLPNIPIVEVGESPEKLSKDTRPKYKKKINKDKRKLYEANDPTYLPDLDFLKDIYTTAQQNEAISSPSIGSLISFCTDTFTALDQSEMENASLNLSISQHTALMALEFNRHFANLVETRASCGRLEEAKIRIQKLEKELDEERNFANKLEKKAGELRSKTPYFYVPLLCLRFIFVIFLFHLSSSSVYETSNGCH, from the exons ATGGAACTGAATTACAGATGGATTCAGTATGATAGGTGGTTTTCCAATAGAATTATCATCACTGTAGGCCAGTTGAGAGATGATTTGTCTTTCCCTTTGCACGATTCAGCAAATCCCTTCTTCTACGAAGCTCTCACGAAGATCCAGCGAGGTTCCTTTCAGCTTAACGAAAACGCAATCCGCATTATGAATGAATTTGTGATTCCTTCAAAAGGTGGCCCTTATCAGATTCCGAAGTTTGCGAAGGACTATAATCCAGAGGATTATAATATTGATTCATTTTTTGCTAATTATTCTGATAAAACCATGAGCACGAGGAGGTATCAAGAATGGGGTATTAAGCTCGCTCGAAACACTCTGGAAGATTCGTCTAAAGCTCTCCTTCGAGATGTAGACCCTTTTGGTCGTGCGAAGAATGGTCATCTTCGTTGGTCTAATGACGAAGATTGGATGATGTTCCCTTTGGTTGTCGAAGGTCCCTTG TACCCTACTCCTCTTCCTTGTTTGCTTAAGGATCGCAAGAAACGGGATCCTACAACTGAATCTCCTGCCTATGATCAG AATGATCCCGTCAACACTCCCACTGCTGCTGGTCATGTGAAGCGTACTCGCAGGACTTTGAATTTAGCTGAGCTAACTCGGGTGAAAGATTCCAAGATAGCTTCGAGTCAACCAACTCCTCCTCCCAAGCAACAACCGACAAGCTCTCATCAAGATGTTATTTCTTCTGATCTTCTGAAGGGTGTACATCCCTCTCTTCCTAATATCCCAATTGTCGAAGTAGGGGAATCCCCTGAAAAGCTCTCAAAGGATACCCGTcccaaatataagaagaagataaaTAAAGATAAGCGAAAGCTCTACGAGGCGAATGATCCTACATATCTTCCCGATCTTGACTTTCTGAAGGATATCTACACCACAGCCCAACAGAATGAGGCCATTAGTTCTCCTTCTATTGGGTCTTTGATCTCATTCTGTACTGATACCTTCACGGCACTCGATCAATCTGAGATGGAGAATGCTTCGCTGAACTTGTCCATCAGTCAACACACTGCTTTGATGGCTCTG GAGTTCAATCGTCACTTTGCTAACCTCGTGGAGACTAGAGCATCTTGCGGAAGACTTGAAGAGGCCAAGATTCGCATTCAAAAGTTGGAGAAGGAACTTGATGAGGAGAGGAACTTCGCAAACAAGTTGGAGAAGAAGGCTGGTGAACTTCGCAGTAAGACTCCTTACTTTTATGTGCCTCTTCTTTGCCTTAGATTTATCTTCGTTATATTCTTATTTCATCTCTCGTCAAGCTCGGTGTATGAAACGTCAAATGGATGCCATTGA